In Cicer arietinum cultivar CDC Frontier isolate Library 1 chromosome 7, Cicar.CDCFrontier_v2.0, whole genome shotgun sequence, a single window of DNA contains:
- the LOC101513473 gene encoding uncharacterized protein: MNFFVSVRGMSVPHTPLTHFPSNYYSRQQLLSNMVDSACTFSPPTTLHVLSHVSKEAIPKLTTLVCSVLPIDEVRISVVDDGEHNVLKSCVKEDSSDVFSNGNGVYDSIISPCKKVVKERMRRMRIGLANKGKVPWNKGRKHTTETRERIRMRTSEALRDPKVKKKMTEHPRCHSDQIKAKISNSLRRVWQERLKSKQVGRLFFLLWEQSIANAAKKGGSGENELDWDSYDEIKEQLEVDGILQTEEKEKQKRMAIAGAKKFIQSWKENIAKEAKKGGNGEQKLDWDSYEKIKEEMVILNQLQRTTEKAKAKEMAKVKAEKEARIKAIKKVMLTQKKKDLRERSKARENVKSQTYQNAEEDSHALEVTQEFKLGSKLTKNHVSNNISSEVAREEDIIYSDFANHSTLDLELIRREKMQKKVSLADQIQAAKLIKGKLY; the protein is encoded by the exons atgaatttttttgttagtGTAAGAGGAATGTCTGTTCCACACACTCCCTTGACTCATTTTCCCAGCAATTATTATTCAAGGCAACAATTGTTGAGCAATATGGTCGATTCCGCCTGTACATTTTCCCCTCCAACAACACTGCACGTGCTTTCTCACGTGTCAAAGGAAGCAATCCCCAAATTAACAACGTTGGTTTGTTCCGTTCTCCCCATTGATGAAGTTCGGATAAGTGTTGTTGATGATGGAGAGCACAATGTGTTAAAATCTTGTGTTAAAGAAGATTCTTCTGATGTTTTCAGCAATGGGAATGGAGTTTATGACTCTATAATCTCCCCCTGCAAAAAAGTTGTCAAGGAGAGGATGAGAAGAATGAGAATAGGACTTGCGAACAAAGGAAAAGTACCTTGGAATAAGGGAAGGAAACACACAACAG AGACACGCGAGCGAATCAGGATGAGAACATCAGAGGCTTTGAGGGACCCCAAG GTGAAGAAGAAGATGACTGAACATCCCCGTTGTCATAG TGATCAAATCAAGGCAAAGATAAGTAATTCGTTAAGACGGGTATGGCAAGAGCGGCTGAAGTCAAAGCAGGTGGGGAGGCTATTTTTCCTCTTATGGGAACAAAGCATAGCAAATGCTGCCAAGAAAGGAGGGAGTGGTGAGAATGAGCTAGATTGGGACAGCTATGATGAGATAAAAGAACAACTCGAGGTTGACGGAATTCTGCAGacagaagaaaaggaaaaacaaaagcgGATGGCAATTGCTGGAGCAAAGAAATTTATTCAGTCGTGGAAGGAAAACATAGCAAAAGAAGCTAAGAAAGGAGGGAATGGAGAACAAAAACTAGATTGGGATAGTTATGAAAAGATAAAAGAAGAAATGGTTATCCTCAATCAGCTTCAGCGTACTACAGAGAAGGCAAAGGCGAAAGAGATGGCAAAAGTGAAAGCGGAGAAAGAAGCACGGATAAAAGCAATAAAAAAGGTAATGCTTactcaaaagaaaaaagatcTCCGGGAGAGGAGTAAAGCGAGAGAGAATGTAAAGAGTCAAACATACCAAAATGCAGAAGAAGACAGTCATGCCTTGGAAGTTACTCAAGAGTTCAAACTTGGCTCTAAATTAACTAAG AATCACGTAAGTAACAACATCAGCAGTGAAGTAGCTAGAGAAGAAGACATTATTTATTCAGATTTTGCAAATCACAGTACATTGGATTTAGAACTCATCAGAAGAGAGAAAATGCAGAAAAAAGTGTCACTTGCAGATCAGATCCAAGCTGCTAAACTCATAAAGGGGAAACTCTACTGA